A single genomic interval of Gossypium raimondii isolate GPD5lz chromosome 11, ASM2569854v1, whole genome shotgun sequence harbors:
- the LOC105802840 gene encoding heterogeneous nuclear ribonucleoprotein Q, whose product MAENAEVDERVDLDDNYMEEEDDDVEEHVDEDGVDSGGDENGEENDEEEFEDSKSGVDGKDQSLEVERSHIETEHVEDEEKPTASISEEEKEKHAQLLALPPNGSEVFIGGLPKDTSEEDLRELCEAIGEIFEIRLIKDKESGESKGYAFVAFKTKEVAEKAVDELHSKEFRGKTIRCSFSETKNRLFIGNIPKSLTEDDFRKAIESVGPGVENIELIKDPLNVNRNRGFAFVLYYNNACADYSRQKMASANFKLDGNNPTVTWADPKSSPDHSAASQVKALYVKNIPDNTSTEKLKEVFQRHGEVTKVVMPPGKAGKRDFGFIHYAERSSALKAVKDTEKYEIDGQVLEVVLAKPQADKKTDAAYPYIAGLNPNHLQHPGYGGFTGTTYGSPSAGFGAATSFQQPVIYGRGPMPTNMAMVPMVLPDGRIGYVLQQPGVQMPTPRPRRVDRGNGPGGGAGRSGNSGGVEGNRSRRYRPY is encoded by the exons ATGGCGGAGAATGCAGAAGTTGATGAGAGGGTGGATCTTGATGACAATTACATGGAGGAAGAGGATGATGATGTTGAAGAACATGTAGATGAAGACGGAGTGGATAGTGGTGGTGATGAaaatggggaagaaaatgatgaagaggaATTTGAGGACTCAAAATCAGGGGTGGATGGAAAAGATCAATCATTGGAAGTAGAGAGAAGCCACATTGAAACAGAGCATGTGGAAGATGAAGAAAAGCCCACAGCTTCTATTAgtgaggaagaaaaagaaaagcatgcTCAACTTCTTGCCTTGCCTCCTAATGGTTCTGAGGTTTTCATTGGAGGGCTTCCGAAGGATACCTCAGAAGAAGACTTGAGGGAACTTTGTGAAGCAATAGGAGAAATTTTTGAG ATTAGGTTGATAAAAGATAAAGAATCTGGTGAAAGCAAGGGCTACGCTTTTGTGGCATTCAAAACAAAAGAGGTTGCTGAAAAGGCTGTTGATGAGCTGCACAGCAAAGAGTTCAGG GGTAAAACTATAAGGTGTTCTTTCTCTGAAACTAAGAACAGATTATTTATTGGTAATATTCCAAAGAGCTTGACTGAGGATGACTTCAGAAAAGCCATTGAGAGTGTTGGACCTGGAGTTGAAAATATAGAACTAATAAAG GATCCTCTGAATGTAAACCGAAATCGTGGTTTTGCTTTTGTCTTGTACTACAACAATGCCTGCGCTGATTATTCAAGGCAGAAAATGGCAAGTGCAAATTTTAAGCTGGATGGCAACAACCCTACTGTCACATGGGCTGATCCAAAGAGTTCACCTGATCATTCTGCTGCTTCGCAG GTGAAGGCTCTATATGTCAAAAACATTCCCGATAACACTTCTACAGAGAAACTAAAGGAAGTATTTCAGCGCCATGGGGAAGTAACAAAAGTGGTTATGCCACCTGGCAAAGCTGGTAAGCGGGATTTTGGGTTTATACATTATGCCGAAAGATCAAGTGCTTTGAAAGCTGTCAAAGATACAGAGAAGTATGAAATAGATG GCCAAGTCTTGGAAGTTGTCCTTGCCAAACCTCAGGCTGATAAGAAAACTGATGCAGCATACCCTTACATTGCTGGGCTTAATCCAAACCATCTTCAGCATCCTGGGTATGGTGGTTTTACTGGAACTACATATGGCTCTCCAAGTGCTGGATTTGGTGCTGCCACTAGTTTTCAGCAG CCAGTAATATATGGAAGAGGGCCAATGCCAACAAATATGGCTATGGTGCCCATGGTTCTACCAGATGGCCGAATAGGATACGTCCT CCAACAGCCAGGAGTGCAGATGCCAACCCCACGTCCTCGAAGAGTTGATCGGGGCAATGGCCCGGGAGGAGGAGCAGGGCGAAGTGGAAATAGTGGAGGCGTTGAAGGCAACCGCAGTAGAAGGTACAGACCCTATTAG
- the LOC105802842 gene encoding NAC domain-containing protein 43 yields the protein MPENMSISVNGQSQVPPGFRFHPTEEELLQYYLRKKVSYEKIDLDVIRDVDLNKLEPWDIQESCKIGTTPQNDWYFFSHKDKKYPTGTRTNRATAAGFWKATGRDKVIYSNCRRIGMRKTLVFYKGRAPHGQKSDWIMHEYRLDDNIVETTVSNAMGEGTQEEGWVVCRIFKKKNHHKTLDNPNSSSLGSESRNHMLSACNEGELEQILEHMRRNCNEEGVANNSWRLMRPIETAISNSYPDSFMKLPSLESPNSTSSQNCYQPMMVDNEGSITNQVSGDPNSRLTNWAALDRLVASQLNGQTETSRQLACFNDHSISMGYGNPSADHHHHDLQSPALRYNRSYNGTQDYNSEMDLWSLTRSSSSSDPLCHVVNASV from the exons ATGCCGGAAAACATGAGCATATCTGTAAATGGACAATCCCAAGTCCCTCCCGGTTTCCGATTTCATCCCACCGAAGAGGAGCTCTTGCAATACTATCTCAGAAAGAAGGTTTCATATGAGAAAATAGATTTAGACGTAATTCGGGATGTTGATCTTAATAAGCTCGAGCCCTGGGATATCCAAg AGAGCTGCAAAATTGGAACCACTCCTCAGAACGATTGGTACTTTTTCAGCCACAAAGACAAAAAGTATCCAACCGGGACTCGCACGAACCGTGCCACGGCTGCTGGCTTTTGGAAAGCGACCGGCCGAGACAAGGTGATATATAGCAACTGCCGGCGGATCGGAATGAGGAAGACTTTGGTGTTCTACAAAGGGAGAGCCCCTCATGGCCAAAAATCTGATTGGATCATGCACGAATACAGGCTAGACGATAACATCGTTGAAACGACT GTGTCCAATGCTATGGGGGAGGGGACACAAGAAGAAGGATGGGTGGTATGTCGTATCTTCAAGAAGAAAAATCACCACAAAACCCTGGATAACCCCAATAGCTCATCTCTCGGTTCAGAGAGCAGGAACCATATGTTGAGTGCATGCAACGAAGGAGAGTTGGAGCAGATACTGGAACACATGCGAAGGAATTGCAATGAAGAGGGTGTAGCAAACAACAGTTGGAGATTGATGAGGCCAATCGAGACAGCCATCAGCAATAGCTACCCAGACTCATTCATGAAACTCCCAAGCCTCGAGAGTCCCAACTCCACCAGTAGCCAGAACTGTTATCAACCCATGATGGTAGACAATGAAGGGTCAATCACAAATCAGGTGAGTGGTGATCCCAACTCAAGGCTCACAAACTGGGCAGCACTTGACCGGCTTGTAGCATCCCAGCTCAACGGCCAAACAGAGACATCTAGGCAATTAGCCTGCTTCAATGACCACTCCATCTCCATGGGCTACGGTAACCCCAGTGctgatcatcatcatcatgatCTCCAATCACCAGCCCTTCGATACAACAGGTCTTACAATGGAACTCAGGATTATAACAGCGAAATGGACCTCTGGAGTCTCACCAGATCATCCTCATCGTCCGACCCATTGTGCCACGTGGTGAATGCTAGTGTATAA
- the LOC105802838 gene encoding CBL-interacting serine/threonine-protein kinase 9 isoform X1: MSSKRKVLQGNTTRTRVGKYELGKTLGEGSFAKVKFAKNVETGECVAIKILDRDQVLRHRMVEQFCMGQIKREISTMKLIKHPNVIKIFEVMASKTRIYIVIEFVDGGELFDKIAKNGRLKEDEARSYFHQLINAVDYCHSRGVYHRDLKPENLLLDSYGVLKISDFGLSAFSQQVREDGLLHTACGTPNYVAPEVLKDKGYDGTSSDIWSCGVILFVLMAGYLPFDEPSLVGLYKKIWEASFSCPSWFSSGARNLIKRILDPNPVTRITIPEILQDEWFKKGYKPPKFEQDEDVNLDDIDAVFNDSTEHLVTERKEKPVSMNAFELISRSQSFSLDKLFEKQCGSVKPETSFASQRPPNEILSKIEEAAKPLGFNVHKRNYKMKLKGDKSGRKGQLSVATEVFEVAPSLHMVELRKTGGDTLEFHKFYKSFSSELKDIVWKSGETAEA, translated from the exons ATGAGCTCTAAGAGGAAGGTGTTGCAGGGTAACACGACGAGGACGCGTGTAGGGAAGTACGAGCTTGGGAAAACCTTGGGCGAGGGGAGCTTTGCAAAGGTTAAGTTCGCTAAGAATGTTGAGACCGGCGAGTGCGTCGCCATTAAAATCCTCGACCGTGACCAAGTTCTCCGTCACCGAATGGTCGAACAG TTTTGTATGGGGCAGATAAAAAGAGAAATATCAACAATGAAGCTTATCAAGCATCCCAAtgtcattaaaatatttgag GTTATGGCAAGTAAGACAAGGATTTATATCGTCATCGAATTTGTTGATGGTGGCGAGCTTTTCGACAAAATT GCCAAGAACGGGAGACTAAAAGAGGATGAAGCAAGGAGCTATTTTCATCAGCTTATCAATGCTGTTGATTACTGCCACAGTAGAGGCGTCTACCATAGAGATTTGAag CCAGAGAATCTTCTTCTAGACTCGTATGGTGTTcttaaaatttcagattttggaTTGAGTGCATTCTCGCAGCAAGTTCGG GAGGATGGGTTGCTTCACACTGCTTGCGGGACTCCAAATTATGTTGCTCCGGAG gtgCTCAAAGATAAAGGTTATGATGGTACGTCATCTGATATTTGGTCTTGCGGAGTTATTCTCTTTGTTCTCATGGCTGGTTATTTGCCTTTTGATGAGCCAAGCCTTGTAGGCTTGTATAAGAAA ATCTGGGAGGCTTCTTTCAGCTGTCCATCATGGTTTTCATCTGGTGCTAGGAATTTGATTAAGCGTATTCTTGATCCAAACCCTGTTACC CGTATAACTATTCCTGAAATTCTACAAGATGAATGGTTCAAGAAAGGGTACAAGCCACCAAAATTTGAGCAGGATGAGGATGTAAATCTTGATGACATAGATGCTGTCTTTAATGACTCAACT GAACACCTTGTAACAGAAAGGAAAGAGAAACCTGTGTCAATGAATGCTTTTGAGCTTATCTCTAGGTCACAGAGCTTTAGTCTTGACAAATTGTTTGAGAAGCAGTGT GGATCTGTGAAGCCAGAAACCAGTTTCGCTTCTCAACGCCCTCCTAATGAAATCCTGTCCAAAATTGAGGAAGCTGCAAAACCTCTGGGCTTTAATGTTCACAAGCGAAACTACAAG ATGAAGTTGAAAGGTGACAAAAGTGGGAGAAAGGGCCAGCTTTCTGTAGCTACAGAG GTGTTTGAGGTGGCTCCCTCCTTACATATGGTGGAGCTTCGTAAAACTGGTGGTGACACATTGGAGTTTCACAAG TTCTATAAAAGCTTTTCGAGTGAACTGAAAGATATAGTGTGGAAATCGGGGGAAACTGCAGAAGCGTAA
- the LOC105802838 gene encoding CBL-interacting serine/threonine-protein kinase 9 isoform X2 — translation MSSKRKVLQGNTTRTRVGKYELGKTLGEGSFAKVKFAKNVETGECVAIKILDRDQVLRHRMVEQIKREISTMKLIKHPNVIKIFEVMASKTRIYIVIEFVDGGELFDKIAKNGRLKEDEARSYFHQLINAVDYCHSRGVYHRDLKPENLLLDSYGVLKISDFGLSAFSQQVREDGLLHTACGTPNYVAPEVLKDKGYDGTSSDIWSCGVILFVLMAGYLPFDEPSLVGLYKKIWEASFSCPSWFSSGARNLIKRILDPNPVTRITIPEILQDEWFKKGYKPPKFEQDEDVNLDDIDAVFNDSTEHLVTERKEKPVSMNAFELISRSQSFSLDKLFEKQCGSVKPETSFASQRPPNEILSKIEEAAKPLGFNVHKRNYKMKLKGDKSGRKGQLSVATEVFEVAPSLHMVELRKTGGDTLEFHKFYKSFSSELKDIVWKSGETAEA, via the exons ATGAGCTCTAAGAGGAAGGTGTTGCAGGGTAACACGACGAGGACGCGTGTAGGGAAGTACGAGCTTGGGAAAACCTTGGGCGAGGGGAGCTTTGCAAAGGTTAAGTTCGCTAAGAATGTTGAGACCGGCGAGTGCGTCGCCATTAAAATCCTCGACCGTGACCAAGTTCTCCGTCACCGAATGGTCGAACAG ATAAAAAGAGAAATATCAACAATGAAGCTTATCAAGCATCCCAAtgtcattaaaatatttgag GTTATGGCAAGTAAGACAAGGATTTATATCGTCATCGAATTTGTTGATGGTGGCGAGCTTTTCGACAAAATT GCCAAGAACGGGAGACTAAAAGAGGATGAAGCAAGGAGCTATTTTCATCAGCTTATCAATGCTGTTGATTACTGCCACAGTAGAGGCGTCTACCATAGAGATTTGAag CCAGAGAATCTTCTTCTAGACTCGTATGGTGTTcttaaaatttcagattttggaTTGAGTGCATTCTCGCAGCAAGTTCGG GAGGATGGGTTGCTTCACACTGCTTGCGGGACTCCAAATTATGTTGCTCCGGAG gtgCTCAAAGATAAAGGTTATGATGGTACGTCATCTGATATTTGGTCTTGCGGAGTTATTCTCTTTGTTCTCATGGCTGGTTATTTGCCTTTTGATGAGCCAAGCCTTGTAGGCTTGTATAAGAAA ATCTGGGAGGCTTCTTTCAGCTGTCCATCATGGTTTTCATCTGGTGCTAGGAATTTGATTAAGCGTATTCTTGATCCAAACCCTGTTACC CGTATAACTATTCCTGAAATTCTACAAGATGAATGGTTCAAGAAAGGGTACAAGCCACCAAAATTTGAGCAGGATGAGGATGTAAATCTTGATGACATAGATGCTGTCTTTAATGACTCAACT GAACACCTTGTAACAGAAAGGAAAGAGAAACCTGTGTCAATGAATGCTTTTGAGCTTATCTCTAGGTCACAGAGCTTTAGTCTTGACAAATTGTTTGAGAAGCAGTGT GGATCTGTGAAGCCAGAAACCAGTTTCGCTTCTCAACGCCCTCCTAATGAAATCCTGTCCAAAATTGAGGAAGCTGCAAAACCTCTGGGCTTTAATGTTCACAAGCGAAACTACAAG ATGAAGTTGAAAGGTGACAAAAGTGGGAGAAAGGGCCAGCTTTCTGTAGCTACAGAG GTGTTTGAGGTGGCTCCCTCCTTACATATGGTGGAGCTTCGTAAAACTGGTGGTGACACATTGGAGTTTCACAAG TTCTATAAAAGCTTTTCGAGTGAACTGAAAGATATAGTGTGGAAATCGGGGGAAACTGCAGAAGCGTAA
- the LOC105802841 gene encoding uncharacterized protein LOC105802841, with amino-acid sequence MWATSPAASLPYLPAPIPIHTRYPFPLNVRLPRHPAASNQDDGKEISGSDVLWALQRAAAHKKKANRKKKGSASSPEPTQRLEDTIDYTNVKPLQIRTEWSLKLDELEERLHVLQQEGTT; translated from the coding sequence ATGTGGGCTACGTCTCCCGCTGCTTCCTTACCTTACTTGCCTGCCCCCATACCCATACATACCAGGTATCCTTTTCCCCTCAACGTGCGTTTACCTCGTCACCCAGCCGCCTCCAACCAAGATGATGGAAAGGAAATAAGTGGGTCCGACGTGCTATGGGCTCTGCAGAGAGCAGCCGCCCACAAGAAGAAAGCCAACCGAAAGAAGAAGGGTTCAGCATCATCACCTGAACCCACCCAAAGACTGGAGGATACCATCGATTACACTAATGTCAAGCCCTTGCAGATAAGGACTGAGTGGAGCCTTAAGCTGGATGAGCTGGAAGAGCGTCTTCACGTGCTCCAACAGGAAGGCACCACTTAA
- the LOC105802839 gene encoding protein IQ-DOMAIN 17 yields the protein MGKKGGTSWLTAVKRAFRSPTKDGHDKRSNRRKDEPDHQDEDEDKKREKRRWIFRKPTIQEPVIHQQTTPVKATGRNGAGAASDGATATAAEQRYDTPRAATEGAAVVQVARPTRPSNYAREHHLAAIVIQTTFRGYLARRALRALKGLVKLQALVRGHNVRKQAKITLRCMQALVRVQARVLDQRVRLSHDGSRKSAFSDTNSVLESRYLQDISDRRSLVSREGSSIADDWDERPHTIEEVKAMLEHRKEAALKREKNLSQALSQQMRRARRSPSMGDEDEVECRPKWLDRRTPAKPWDNRGRASTDHRDSVKTVEIDTSQPYSYLAPTYRRTNSNQYHQHGPQNQRPSSPLHRAQQNAPMHHSPITPSPSKARSIQVRSSSPRCVRGDKSSVSSQTPSLRSNYHYTGRVGTHAGSSGNNAATLPNYMAATESAKARIRSQSAPRQRPSTPERDRNGSARKRLSFPVPEAGGVGMGYGGYGHNLRSPSFKSVTGLHFGFEQQSNYSSCYTESLGGEISPSSTSDLRRWLR from the exons ATGGGGAAGAAAGGAGGGACTTCCTGGTTGACTGCTGTGAAAAGGGCATTTAGATCTCCTACTAAAGACGGTCATGATAAGAGAAGTAACAGAAGAAAGGATGAACCTGACCACCAAGATGAGGATGAAGACAAG AAGAGAGAGAAGCGAAGGTGGATCTTCAGGAAACCCACAATTCAAGAACCGGTGATTCATCAGCAAACAACACCAGTGAAGGCTACAGGTCGTAATGGTGCAGGTGCAGCATCAGATGGTGCAACCGCAACCGCCGCAGAGCAAAGGTATGATACTCCTAGGGCAGCAACCGAGGGTGCAGCAGTGGTACAAGTGGCTCGCCCAACTAGACCTTCAAATTATGCTAGAGAGCACCACCTTGCTGCCATTGTTATTCAGACTACTTTTAGAGGCTACCTG GCAAGGAGAGCTCTTCGTGCACTGAAAGGTTTAGTGAAATTGCAAGCTTTGGTAAGAGGTCACAATGTGAGAAAGCAAGCCAAGATAACACTCAGGTGCATGCAAGCTCTGGTTAGAGTGCAGGCTCGGGTTCTTGATCAAAGAGTGAGGCTCTCGCATGATGGAAGCAGAAAATCCGCTTTTAGCGATACCAATAGCGTATTGGAATCACGGTATCTTCAAGACATTTCAGACAGAAGATCACTAGTG TCAAGAGAAGGAAGTAGCATTGCAGATGATTGGGATGAAAGGCCACACACAATTGAGGAAGTTAAAGCTATGTTAGAACACAGGAAAGAAGCTGCTCTGAAGCGTGAAAAGAACTTATCTCAAGCTTTATCTCAACAG ATGAGGAGAGCTCGTAGGAGCCCATCGATGGGTGATGAGGATGAGGTCGAATGTAGACCGAAATGGCTTGACCGTCGGACCCCTGCTAAGCCGTGGGACAACAGAGGAAGAGCTTCAACTGATCATAGAGATTCTGTTAAAACTGTCGAAATAGATACATCCCAGCCTTACTCATATTTAGCACCTACTTATAGAAGAACAAATTCAAACCAATATCACCAGCACGGACCCCAAAACCAAAGGCCTAGTTCACCTCTACATAGAGCTCAACAGAACGCACCGATGCACCACTCTCCTATTACACCCTCTCCATCCAAAGCCCGGTCTATTCAAGTTCGGTCATCGAGCCCTCGTTGTGTTAGAGGAGATAAAAGCTCAGTTTCATCTCAAACACCAAGCTTAAGGTCCAATTACCATTACACTGGTAGGGTTGGTACTCATGCTGGCAGTAGTGGCAACAATGCTGCTACATTGCCTAATTACATGGCAGCAACTGAGTCTGCAAAGGCTAGAATCAGGTCTCAAAGTGCACCAAGGCAAAGACCATCTACACCAGAGAGGGACAGAAATGGTTCAGCAAGGAAACGGCTATCGTTTCCGGTTCCAGAGGCGGGTGGTGTGGGGATGGGTTATGGAGGTTATGGCCATAATTTGAGGAGTCCAAGTTTTAAGAGTGTAACTGGTTTACATTTTGGATTCGAACAACAGTCTAACTATTCGTCTTGCTATACTGAAAGCCTTGGCGGTGAAATCTCCCCATCTTCAACTAGTGATCTTAGAAGGTGGTTGAGGTGA
- the LOC105802838 gene encoding CBL-interacting serine/threonine-protein kinase 9 isoform X3 produces MSSKRKVLQGNTTRTRVGKYELGKTLGEGSFAKVKFAKNVETGECVAIKILDRDQVLRHRMVEQFCMGQIKREISTMKLIKHPNVIKIFEVMASKTRIYIVIEFVDGGELFDKIAKNGRLKEDEARSYFHQLINAVDYCHSRGVYHRDLKPENLLLDSYGVLKISDFGLSAFSQQVREDGLLHTACGTPNYVAPEVLKDKGYDGLYKKIWEASFSCPSWFSSGARNLIKRILDPNPVTRITIPEILQDEWFKKGYKPPKFEQDEDVNLDDIDAVFNDSTEHLVTERKEKPVSMNAFELISRSQSFSLDKLFEKQCGSVKPETSFASQRPPNEILSKIEEAAKPLGFNVHKRNYKMKLKGDKSGRKGQLSVATEVFEVAPSLHMVELRKTGGDTLEFHKFYKSFSSELKDIVWKSGETAEA; encoded by the exons ATGAGCTCTAAGAGGAAGGTGTTGCAGGGTAACACGACGAGGACGCGTGTAGGGAAGTACGAGCTTGGGAAAACCTTGGGCGAGGGGAGCTTTGCAAAGGTTAAGTTCGCTAAGAATGTTGAGACCGGCGAGTGCGTCGCCATTAAAATCCTCGACCGTGACCAAGTTCTCCGTCACCGAATGGTCGAACAG TTTTGTATGGGGCAGATAAAAAGAGAAATATCAACAATGAAGCTTATCAAGCATCCCAAtgtcattaaaatatttgag GTTATGGCAAGTAAGACAAGGATTTATATCGTCATCGAATTTGTTGATGGTGGCGAGCTTTTCGACAAAATT GCCAAGAACGGGAGACTAAAAGAGGATGAAGCAAGGAGCTATTTTCATCAGCTTATCAATGCTGTTGATTACTGCCACAGTAGAGGCGTCTACCATAGAGATTTGAag CCAGAGAATCTTCTTCTAGACTCGTATGGTGTTcttaaaatttcagattttggaTTGAGTGCATTCTCGCAGCAAGTTCGG GAGGATGGGTTGCTTCACACTGCTTGCGGGACTCCAAATTATGTTGCTCCGGAG gtgCTCAAAGATAAAGGTTATGATG GCTTGTATAAGAAA ATCTGGGAGGCTTCTTTCAGCTGTCCATCATGGTTTTCATCTGGTGCTAGGAATTTGATTAAGCGTATTCTTGATCCAAACCCTGTTACC CGTATAACTATTCCTGAAATTCTACAAGATGAATGGTTCAAGAAAGGGTACAAGCCACCAAAATTTGAGCAGGATGAGGATGTAAATCTTGATGACATAGATGCTGTCTTTAATGACTCAACT GAACACCTTGTAACAGAAAGGAAAGAGAAACCTGTGTCAATGAATGCTTTTGAGCTTATCTCTAGGTCACAGAGCTTTAGTCTTGACAAATTGTTTGAGAAGCAGTGT GGATCTGTGAAGCCAGAAACCAGTTTCGCTTCTCAACGCCCTCCTAATGAAATCCTGTCCAAAATTGAGGAAGCTGCAAAACCTCTGGGCTTTAATGTTCACAAGCGAAACTACAAG ATGAAGTTGAAAGGTGACAAAAGTGGGAGAAAGGGCCAGCTTTCTGTAGCTACAGAG GTGTTTGAGGTGGCTCCCTCCTTACATATGGTGGAGCTTCGTAAAACTGGTGGTGACACATTGGAGTTTCACAAG TTCTATAAAAGCTTTTCGAGTGAACTGAAAGATATAGTGTGGAAATCGGGGGAAACTGCAGAAGCGTAA